The Zonotrichia leucophrys gambelii isolate GWCS_2022_RI unplaced genomic scaffold, RI_Zleu_2.0 Scaffold_307_62382, whole genome shotgun sequence genome window below encodes:
- the SLC8A2 gene encoding sodium/calcium exchanger 2, translating into MAALGPALAAWLLLSPRGCPTAAAAPPDGPNGTCHGGSTRCQPGVLLPVWQPDEPAAGDKAARAIVYFVAMMYLFLGVSIIADRFMASIEVITSREKEITVTKANGETSVGTVRIWNETVSNLTLMALGSSAPEILLSLIEVCGHRFQAGELGPGTIVGSAAFNMFVVIAVCVYAIPAGESRRIKHLRVFFVTASWSIFAYIWLYLILAVITPGVVQVWEAFLTLLFFPACVVFAWAADKRLLFYKYVYKRYRADPRSGIIIGTEAERPPKDLEADGGFPALPEPEPGASPSPTPEEKELDESRREVIQILKDLKQKHPEKELEQLLDAANYMALVHQQKSRAFYRIQATRLMTGAGNVLKKHAAEAARRSPAAPGEDDDEDEEDEACSRIFFEPCLYHCLENCGSVTLAVACQQGLGANQTFYVDFRTEDGSAKAGSDYEYSEGTLIFKPGETRKELAIGIIDDDIFEEDEHFFVRLLNLRVGDAEGMFEADSEDHPKGKLVAPLVATVTILDDDHAGIFGFRERSVRVSECQGHVEVTVVRSSGARGTVMVPFRTVEGTARGGGVDYEDASGELEFRNDETAKTLQVKIVDDEEYEKKENFFIELGTPRWLKRGISALLLAQGDGERALSAEEEEARRIAEMGKPVLGDNRRLEVVIEESYDFKNTVDKLMKKTNLATVIGTHSWREQFLEAITVSAGDEDDDDEGREERLPSCFDYVMHFLTVFWKVLFACVPPTALLGGWAAFGVSILLLALLTALIGDLAAHFGCTLGLKDSVNAVVFVALGTSIPDTFASRVAALQDPCADASIGNVTGSNAVNVFLGLGLAWSVAAVYWAAQGRPFRVPPGTLAFPVTLFTIFAFLAIGVLLWRRRAPIGGELGGPRAPKILTAGLFLLLWLLYVLFASLEAYCHIQGF; encoded by the exons ATGGCGGCGCTGGGCCCGGCGCTGGcggcctggctgctgctgagccctcggggctgccccacagcagcgGCGGCGCCCCCCGACGGCCCCAACGGGACGTGCCACGGCGGCTCCACGCGGTGCCAGCCCGGCGTGCTCCTGCCCGTGTGGCAGCCGGACGAGCCGGCGGCGGGCGACAAGGCGGCGCGCGCCATCGTCTACTTCGTGGCCATGATGTACCTGTTCCTGGGCGTGTCCATCATCGCCGACCGCTTCATGGCCTCCATCGAGGTGATCACGTCGCGCGAGAAGGAGATCACGGTCACCAAGGCCAACGGCGAGACCAGCGTGGGCACGGTGCGCATCTGGAACGAGACGGTCTCCAACCTGACGCTGATGGCGCTCGGCTCCTCGGCGCCCGAGATCCTGCTGTCGCTCATCGAGGTGTGCGGGCACCGCTTCCAGGCCGGCGAGCTCGGCCCGGGCACCATCGTGGGCAGCGCCGCCTTCAACATGTTCGTGGTGATCGCCGTGTGCGTGTACGCCATCCCGGCGGGCGAGAGCCGGCGCATCAAGCACCTGCGCGTCTTCTTCGTCACGGCCTCGTGGAGCATCTTCGCCTACATCTGGCTCTACCTCATCCTGGCCGTCATCACGCCGGGCGTGGTGCAGGTGTGGGAGGCCTTCCTGACGCTGCTCTTCTTCCCGGCCTGCGTGGTGTTCGCCTGGGCGGCCGACAAGCGCCTGCTCTTCTACAAGTACGTCTACAAGCGCTACCGCGCCGACCCGCGCAGCGGCATCATCATCGGCACCGAGGCCGAGCGCCCGCCCAAGGACCTGGAGGCCGACGGCGGCTTCCCGGCGCTGCCCGAGCCCGAGCCCGGCGCGTCGCCGTCGCCGACGCCcgaggagaaggagctggacGAGAGCCGGCGCGAGGTGATCCAGATCCTGAAGGACCTGAAGCAGAAGCACCcggagaaggagctggagcagctgctggacgCCGCCAACTACATGGCGCTGGTGCACCAGCAGAAGAGCCGCGCCTTCTACCGCATCCAGGCCACGCGCCTCATGACCGGCGCCGGCAACGTGCTCAAGAAGCACGCGGCCGAGGCGGCGCGGCGCTCCCCGGCCGCGCCCGGCGAGGATGATGACGAGGACGAGGAGGACGAAGCGTGCAGCCGCATCTTCTTCGAGCCGTGCCTGTACCACTGCCTGGAGAACTGCGGCTCGGTGACGCTGGCCGTGGCgtgccagcagggcctgggcgCCAACCAGACCTTCTACGTGGATTTCCGCACCGAGGACGGCTCGGCCAAGGCGGGCTCGGACTACGAGTACAGCGAGGGCACGCTCATCTTCAAGCCGGGCGAGACGCGCAAGGAGCTGGCCATCGGCATCATCGACGACGACATCTTCGAGGAGGACGAGCACTTCTTCGTGCGGCTGCTGAACCTGCGCGTGGGCGACGCCGAGGGCATGTTCGAGGCCGACTCCGAGGACCACCCCAAGGGCAAGCTGGTGGCGCCGCTGGTGGCCACGGTGACCATCCTGGACGACGACCACGCCGGCATCTTCGGGTTCCGCGAGCGCTCGGTGCGCGTCAGCGAGTGCCAGGGCCACGTGGAGGTGACGGTGGTGCGCAGCTCGGGCGCGCGCGGCACCGTCATGGTGCCCTTCCGCACCGTGGAGGGAACCGCGCGCGGAGGAGGCGTCGACTACGAGGACGCCAGCGGGGAGCTGGAGTTCCGCAACGACGAGACGGC GAAGACGCTGCAGGTGAAGATCGTTGACGATGAGGAGTACGAGAAGAAGGAGAACTTCTTCATCGAGCTGGGGACGCCGCGCTGGCTCAAGCGCGGCATCTCGG ctctcctgctcGCCCAAG GGGACGGCGAGCGGGCGCTCTCGGCCGAGGAAGAGGAGGCGCGGCGCATCGCCGAGATGGGCAAGCCGGTGCTGGGCGACAACCGGCGCCTCGAGGTGGTCATCGAGGAGTCCTACGACTTCAAg aaCACGGTGGACAAGCTGATGAAGAAAACCAACCTGGCCACCGTCATCGGCACGCACTCGTGGCGAGAGCAGTTCCTGGAGGCCATCACCGTCAGCGCAG GTGACGAGGACGACGACGACGAAGGGCGCGAGGAGCGGCTGCCGTCGTGCTTCGATTACGTCATGCACTTCCTGACGGTGTTCTGGAAGGTTCTGTTCGCCTGCGTGCCCCCCACGGCGCTGCTGGGGGGCTGGGCGGCCTTCGGCgtctccatcctcctcctcgcGCTGCTCACCGCCCTCATCGGGGACCTGGCGGCGCATTTCGGCTGCACGCTGGGCCTCAAGGACTCGGTCAACGCCGTGGTGTTCGTGGCGCTGGGCACCTCCATCCCCG acaCGTTCGCCAGCCGCGTGGCCGCCCTGCAGGACCCCTGCGCCGACGCCTCCATCGGCAACGTCACGGGCTCCAACGCCGTCAACGTCTTcctggggctgggcctggcctggTCGGTGGCCGCCGTGTACTGGGCGGCGCAGGGGCGGCCGTTCCGCGTCCCGCCGGGCACGCTGGCCTTCCCCGTCACGCTCTTCACCATCTTCGCCTTCCTCGCCATCGGCGTGCTGCTCTGGCGGCGCCGCGCGCCCATCGGCGGCGAGCTGGGGGGGCCCCGCGCCCCCAAAATCCTCACGGCCgggctcttcctgctgctctggctgctctaCGTGCTCTTCGCCAGCCTGGAGGCGTACTGCCACATCCAGGGGTTCTGA